The following proteins come from a genomic window of Deltaproteobacteria bacterium:
- a CDS encoding CBS domain-containing protein, protein MIAAHIMTTGVITLQKEMTVKEGIKILTENRIRQSPVIDEHKKIVGVFRAKKLVQLILPKYITDGLLKDVRFAPDLPQLYEKARELGGKNIYDVMSDDFIKVLPDATVFEVATIFVNAEKPQECIYVVDNQEMVIGIITPWDIFKKIWGVD, encoded by the coding sequence ATGATTGCTGCACACATAATGACAACAGGTGTGATTACCTTGCAAAAGGAAATGACTGTAAAAGAGGGCATTAAGATTTTGACTGAAAATCGAATCAGACAGTCCCCGGTTATTGATGAACATAAGAAGATTGTCGGGGTATTCAGGGCAAAAAAACTTGTTCAGTTGATACTGCCAAAATATATAACAGATGGACTTTTAAAAGATGTGAGGTTTGCCCCTGACCTTCCGCAATTATATGAAAAGGCAAGGGAACTTGGAGGCAAGAATATCTATGATGTTATGAGTGATGATTTTATAAAGGTATTGCCTGATGCCACTGTATTTGAGGTTGCAACCATATTTGTAAATGCGGAAAAACCTCAGGAGTGCATATATGTTGTTGATAATCAAGAAATGGTTATTGGCATCATAACGCCATGGGATATATTCAAGAAGATATGGGGTGTGGATTGA
- a CDS encoding ArsB/NhaD family transporter, with amino-acid sequence MNNHFLIASIVFLAVYGVLILDKINRAVVALLGACILVILGVLNQEQAIRGVDFNTIGLLIGMMVIVAVCQRTGMFQYLAIKSAKVAKGNPWWLLVMLAVVTAVTSAFLDNVTTVLLMAPLTILFAEEMKIDFYPFLFVEIFASNIGGTATLIGDPPNIMIGSAANLSFMDFVRNLTPPIIVIMAATLVPFYFIYGRRLKVDDDVQQRIMAFNELDAIKDWALLRKCLVVLALVVSGFLFQRQLHLEPATIASLGAGVLLFLTGDDVHEISTKVEWTTIFFFTGLFIVVKGIEEVGLISMLAKGIMDITAGNKTVMVLSILWVSAIASAFIDNIPFVATMLPLIKEVGVQMGGHDAIMPLWWALSLGACLGGNGTIIGASANVVVAGISDRAGRPFNFIEYMKMAFPLMLISIIISTIYLYLFYL; translated from the coding sequence ATGAACAACCATTTCCTAATTGCATCCATTGTCTTTCTTGCCGTTTACGGCGTTCTTATATTGGATAAGATTAACCGTGCTGTTGTTGCGCTTCTTGGCGCATGTATTTTGGTCATTCTCGGTGTCTTGAATCAGGAACAGGCTATTCGCGGCGTTGATTTTAACACAATCGGGCTTCTAATCGGCATGATGGTAATTGTTGCGGTTTGCCAGAGGACAGGGATGTTTCAATACCTTGCAATAAAATCAGCAAAGGTGGCAAAAGGCAATCCATGGTGGTTATTGGTAATGCTTGCTGTTGTTACTGCTGTTACATCCGCATTCTTAGACAATGTTACAACAGTCCTTTTGATGGCGCCTTTGACAATACTCTTTGCAGAGGAGATGAAGATAGATTTCTACCCGTTTTTATTTGTTGAGATATTTGCGTCAAACATAGGCGGAACAGCAACACTTATCGGCGACCCGCCAAACATAATGATAGGGAGCGCGGCAAATTTAAGTTTTATGGACTTTGTAAGAAATTTAACCCCTCCTATTATTGTTATAATGGCAGCAACACTTGTCCCGTTTTATTTTATCTACGGCAGAAGGTTAAAGGTTGATGATGATGTCCAGCAAAGGATTATGGCATTCAATGAATTGGATGCCATAAAGGATTGGGCGCTTTTAAGAAAATGTCTTGTTGTGCTTGCCCTTGTTGTAAGCGGGTTTTTATTTCAGAGGCAACTGCACCTTGAGCCTGCGACAATTGCCTCGCTTGGCGCAGGGGTTCTTTTATTTTTGACAGGGGATGATGTGCATGAAATCTCAACAAAGGTTGAGTGGACAACCATATTCTTTTTTACAGGTCTGTTTATTGTTGTAAAGGGTATTGAGGAGGTAGGTCTAATATCAATGCTTGCAAAAGGCATTATGGATATAACAGCAGGCAATAAGACGGTAATGGTTTTGAGCATATTATGGGTATCTGCAATTGCATCTGCATTTATAGACAACATACCTTTTGTTGCGACCATGCTGCCCCTTATAAAAGAGGTTGGCGTCCAGATGGGCGGGCATGATGCAATTATGCCGCTTTGGTGGGCGCTTTCTCTGGGCGCATGCCTTGGCGGAAACGGGACAATAATTGGTGCCTCTGCAAATGTTGTTGTTGCAGGCATATCAGACAGGGCAGGAAGGCCTTTTAATTTTATTGAATATATGAAGATGGCGTTTCCATTGATGCTTATTTCTATTATAATATCAACAATATATTTGTATCTTTTTTATCTGTAG
- a CDS encoding diguanylate cyclase, translating into MTAAKKKHILIVDCDHADTKEIQQMLEQKKEFMVSTADTLSSTAISMYSAPPDVIIVNTSLEGGKGLEFCHKIKSDVIFGYIPIILLIDSVKDTPEIDWDGIPADDFIKRPFCSIELLNRVSMTLTRTERMWDANPLTRLPGNHTIIREFQKRIDLRETFTVAYVDLDNFKSYNDKYGFLKGDNVLKFTARLIANHISELNNPHETFIGHLGGDDFVFIVPPDNMDDVCKRIIENFDAVIGDFYDADDAAQGFITTLNRKGGKEGFPIMTVSIAIISNDKRHIRHIGEISTTAAELKSHAKSIKGSKFIRDLRTAKKK; encoded by the coding sequence ATGACTGCCGCAAAAAAGAAACATATATTGATTGTTGACTGCGACCATGCAGACACAAAAGAGATACAACAGATGCTGGAGCAGAAAAAAGAGTTTATGGTTTCTACTGCAGACACCCTCTCATCCACTGCCATCTCAATGTATAGCGCCCCGCCTGATGTAATAATTGTAAATACATCTCTGGAAGGCGGTAAAGGTCTTGAATTTTGTCACAAGATAAAGTCAGATGTTATTTTTGGTTACATCCCCATTATACTGCTGATTGATTCAGTAAAGGATACCCCTGAAATAGATTGGGATGGCATCCCTGCAGATGACTTTATTAAAAGACCATTTTGTTCTATAGAGTTGTTGAATAGGGTATCCATGACACTTACAAGGACTGAAAGGATGTGGGATGCAAATCCCCTTACCCGCCTCCCGGGAAACCATACAATTATAAGAGAGTTTCAAAAGCGAATAGACTTGAGAGAAACCTTTACAGTTGCCTATGTTGATTTGGATAACTTTAAATCATATAATGACAAATACGGATTTTTAAAGGGTGACAATGTCCTGAAATTTACTGCACGGCTTATCGCCAATCACATCAGTGAACTAAACAATCCTCATGAGACCTTTATTGGTCATCTGGGCGGTGATGATTTTGTATTTATCGTTCCGCCTGATAATATGGATGATGTATGTAAAAGGATAATAGAGAACTTTGATGCAGTTATAGGTGATTTCTATGATGCAGATGACGCAGCGCAGGGATTTATTACTACTCTAAACCGTAAAGGTGGAAAAGAGGGTTTTCCAATAATGACAGTCTCTATTGCCATTATCAGCAATGACAAAAGGCATATAAGACATATAGGAGAGATTAGCACCACTGCAGCAGAACTAAAATCACATGCCAAATCAATAAAAGGAAGTAAGTTTATAAGGGATTTACGCACAGCAAAAAAGAAGTAA
- the hemW gene encoding radical SAM family heme chaperone HemW, giving the protein MGYIQEDMGCGLNAEDTTGIYIHIPFCKKKCPYCNFNSSALKIIPEKDYTHALIAELESVVKKSAASKTLETIYIGGGTPSIIAPKYIGNLLDAVKGHFMLKDNAEITIEINPAAANKDRFKRYKDYGINRISIGVQSFNNNILNKLGRIHNARDGLNACEYARDAGFRNISIDLIFGVPGQSMDMWLYDIETAVKLRPEHISIYGLTIEEGAEFYNLSQKGDLKLPDEEIYLSMYILATARLKEAGYSLYEISNMSLPDYESRHNLRYWQGLDYIGLGAGAHSYLSDIGWGKRVWNEEDISSYMNKVKRLGRGTSGMEALTKQQAVVEYLFLGLRQTKGINKKDFYNKFGLFPEDKYQAVISKLRQENLLENDKEVIRLTDKGAVLSDTVFADFV; this is encoded by the coding sequence ATGGGATATATTCAAGAAGATATGGGGTGTGGATTGAATGCAGAAGATACAACAGGGATATACATCCATATCCCATTCTGTAAAAAGAAATGCCCCTATTGTAATTTTAATTCATCTGCCTTAAAGATAATCCCTGAAAAAGATTATACCCATGCCCTTATTGCCGAATTAGAATCCGTAGTAAAAAAATCGGCTGCTTCAAAAACCCTTGAGACTATTTATATAGGCGGAGGCACGCCGTCTATCATTGCGCCCAAGTATATTGGAAATCTGCTGGACGCTGTTAAGGGGCATTTCATGTTAAAAGATAATGCAGAGATTACAATTGAAATAAACCCTGCTGCCGCTAACAAAGATAGGTTTAAAAGATACAAGGACTATGGGATAAATCGCATAAGCATTGGGGTTCAATCGTTTAACAACAATATCTTGAACAAACTTGGCAGAATCCACAATGCCAGAGATGGATTAAATGCCTGTGAATATGCAAGGGATGCTGGTTTTAGAAATATCAGCATAGATTTAATCTTTGGTGTGCCGGGTCAGTCTATGGATATGTGGCTTTATGATATTGAAACAGCAGTCAAATTAAGACCTGAACATATCTCTATTTACGGACTTACAATTGAGGAGGGGGCGGAGTTTTACAATCTATCCCAAAAAGGAGACCTGAAACTGCCTGATGAAGAGATATATCTTTCAATGTATATTTTGGCAACTGCAAGGCTGAAAGAGGCAGGTTATAGCCTTTATGAGATATCTAATATGTCTTTGCCAGATTATGAATCAAGGCATAACTTGAGATACTGGCAGGGACTTGACTATATCGGGCTCGGTGCAGGGGCGCACTCATATCTTTCTGATATAGGATGGGGTAAAAGGGTATGGAACGAGGAGGATATATCTTCATATATGAATAAGGTTAAAAGATTGGGAAGGGGAACATCAGGTATGGAGGCGCTTACAAAACAGCAGGCAGTGGTAGAATATCTCTTTCTTGGCTTGAGGCAGACAAAAGGCATAAATAAAAAAGATTTTTATAATAAGTTTGGTTTGTTTCCGGAAGATAAATATCAGGCGGTTATTAGCAAGTTAAGACAAGAAAATTTGTTGGAGAATGACAAAGAGGTTATACGGCTTACTGACAAAGGGGCTGTTTTGTCAGATACAGTGTTTGCAGATTTCGTATAG
- a CDS encoding sigma-54-dependent Fis family transcriptional regulator, whose amino-acid sequence MKIPMTPALLIVEDDEVLRKTLSEVFIKRGFKVFSVERGADAIDFVKTRKIDISLLDVRLPDMNGLNVLKSMHEIDEDVIVIVVTAYPEIKTAISAMKAGAYDYINKPFELDELKMLVDKAVETKRLKSLVEILRYQKGDESGYQAIGKSSGFKGIMELVASVAKAPKTSVLIRGETGTGKGVIANAIHSSSSVRKGPFIKINCSSIPDNLLETEMFGYEKGAFTDAKQSKKGLFELADGGTIFLDEIGDMDIRLQPKLLQVLEGQTFRKVGGTRDINVDVRVIAATNKDLETLVKEKKFREDLYYRLKVMVINIPPLRERKEDIIPIAEHFIRMNSRGFGEGIKKLSTQCHNLLLRYSWPGNVRELKNIVERAMILANGDEILPEHLPSELVEPAESSHLYPVLIKEDLQDKDIRMTLKQMEKIHIMHVIKNTNDNKTLASKILGISRLTLREKLKKYAIEN is encoded by the coding sequence ATGAAAATACCAATGACCCCCGCACTTTTGATTGTAGAAGATGATGAAGTCTTAAGAAAGACCCTCTCCGAAGTCTTTATAAAAAGGGGGTTTAAGGTCTTTTCTGTTGAAAGAGGCGCTGATGCTATAGACTTTGTCAAAACCAGAAAGATAGATATTTCTTTGCTTGATGTAAGACTCCCTGATATGAACGGGCTTAATGTTTTAAAATCTATGCATGAGATAGACGAGGATGTGATTGTAATAGTTGTTACAGCATACCCTGAAATAAAAACCGCTATCTCTGCTATGAAGGCAGGCGCCTATGATTACATAAACAAGCCTTTTGAACTTGATGAACTAAAGATGCTTGTTGATAAGGCAGTTGAAACCAAAAGACTTAAGTCTCTGGTAGAGATACTCCGTTATCAAAAAGGGGATGAAAGTGGTTATCAGGCTATAGGGAAGAGTTCAGGGTTTAAGGGCATAATGGAACTTGTTGCATCAGTTGCAAAGGCACCTAAAACCTCTGTCCTTATCCGCGGAGAAACAGGCACTGGCAAAGGAGTTATAGCAAATGCCATCCATTCTTCAAGCAGTGTAAGAAAAGGACCGTTTATAAAGATTAACTGCAGTTCAATACCAGATAATCTTCTTGAAACAGAGATGTTCGGTTATGAAAAAGGTGCATTTACAGATGCCAAACAGAGCAAAAAGGGGTTGTTTGAACTGGCAGATGGAGGGACTATCTTCCTTGATGAAATAGGGGATATGGATATAAGACTCCAGCCAAAACTCCTTCAGGTTTTAGAGGGACAGACCTTCCGCAAGGTCGGAGGCACCCGTGATATAAATGTAGATGTAAGGGTGATTGCTGCTACAAACAAAGACCTTGAAACACTGGTTAAGGAAAAAAAGTTCAGAGAAGACCTTTACTACAGGTTAAAGGTAATGGTGATAAACATACCGCCGCTTCGGGAAAGAAAAGAAGATATCATACCCATTGCTGAACATTTTATACGAATGAACAGCAGGGGTTTTGGAGAGGGTATTAAAAAACTCTCCACGCAATGTCATAATCTCCTTTTGAGATATTCATGGCCCGGGAATGTGAGGGAACTCAAGAATATCGTAGAAAGGGCAATGATACTTGCCAATGGAGATGAGATACTGCCTGAACACCTGCCGAGTGAACTTGTTGAGCCTGCGGAATCATCCCATCTTTACCCCGTCCTTATAAAAGAAGATTTGCAGGACAAGGATATCCGTATGACCCTTAAGCAGATGGAAAAGATACATATTATGCATGTCATCAAAAATACAAACGACAATAAAACCCTCGCATCAAAGATCCTTGGCATCTCCCGCCTTACATTAAGAGAAAAACTCAAAAAATATGCGATTGAGAACTGA
- a CDS encoding HAMP domain-containing protein, with protein sequence MSKVLFHRLKGIKAKFVTALLIFAVVPLLIAGTYGVYYSVNVLEDTTLHHLEYELSSKAEDIEKFLRSVHMDTLFLSKSIALKKLIDLNKSEGNNAFEHLRKRVEDEFMAFSKTHPYYYQIRYINEKGYEIIRVDYQKNISTAIPAGDLQYKGNRYYVAEAMKYSIDKCYVSQMDLNIERGVVEVPYKPVVRFATPVFDSLGRKKGIVIINLYASYLIQQMQSLNITKGGTTFLVDIEGLYISHLNSQRLEGESFNPGSIEDFKKGYSGSVVQSILSGNKGTMKTGKDIISYAPIFAGDNTSHRYWMLALVYPKGIIFAAISRLEVIFIIIGFVAVSFALVIGLLMAKRLTEPILKLHQGVEWIAEGDFEHRLDIKTGDEIEELSDRFNEMGEGLKASRQRMEKWNEELKREVEKRTNELEIEKSKLENILICATEGIVVADEEDKIIILNPAAESILGVKGSSMLGKDIFNCHKNPEKVRDVLGKRGGIYPSVMTTSIDSKLLEVGVSVINGDGGKKVASMMVIRDITERHKLLEDRMTMERQLFQADKLVSLGELSAGIAHEIGNPLAAIKTVIQAMDEDSPFKGAQRKYMKRILKEVDRLALFLKTFSAFANPGVRRSANCRIDHVLNDVIFLIKNEAVKRDVRIISKLDKSIPDVMMDSAHLKQIFMNLFLNAVQAMEHGGNISVSAIHQNPSSVKVFVSDNGPGIPEENINKIFDPFFTTKPTGTGLGLSIIHRIIKEHSGDIKVTSHFGNGTTFEITLPVKTKDMAQVLQS encoded by the coding sequence ATGTCAAAAGTCTTATTCCATCGGTTAAAAGGCATAAAGGCAAAGTTTGTAACAGCCCTTCTTATATTTGCTGTTGTCCCATTGTTAATTGCAGGGACATATGGTGTTTACTATTCTGTTAATGTCCTTGAAGACACAACCCTCCATCATCTTGAGTATGAATTATCCTCAAAGGCAGAGGATATAGAAAAGTTTTTAAGAAGTGTCCATATGGACACCCTGTTTTTAAGCAAGTCCATAGCCCTTAAAAAACTTATAGACCTTAACAAGTCCGAAGGAAATAATGCATTTGAGCACTTAAGAAAGAGGGTTGAGGATGAGTTTATGGCATTTTCAAAGACCCATCCATACTATTATCAAATCAGATATATAAATGAAAAAGGCTACGAGATTATCCGGGTGGATTATCAGAAGAATATTTCTACAGCAATACCTGCCGGAGATTTGCAGTATAAAGGGAATAGGTATTATGTTGCTGAAGCAATGAAGTATTCTATAGACAAGTGCTATGTTTCACAGATGGATTTAAATATAGAGAGGGGCGTGGTGGAAGTTCCGTACAAACCAGTGGTCAGGTTTGCCACGCCTGTATTTGATTCTTTAGGCAGGAAAAAGGGTATAGTAATCATAAACCTCTATGCAAGTTATTTAATCCAGCAGATGCAGTCTCTAAATATTACAAAAGGCGGGACAACATTCCTTGTGGACATAGAAGGTCTTTACATCTCCCACCTTAACAGCCAGCGTCTGGAAGGCGAATCCTTTAATCCCGGTTCTATTGAAGATTTTAAGAAAGGGTATTCAGGCAGTGTGGTGCAAAGTATCCTGTCAGGAAACAAAGGCACAATGAAGACAGGCAAAGACATAATATCATACGCCCCAATCTTTGCAGGTGATAATACATCTCACAGATACTGGATGCTTGCACTGGTATATCCAAAGGGCATCATCTTTGCCGCAATTTCAAGACTTGAAGTCATATTCATAATAATAGGTTTTGTTGCTGTTTCTTTTGCATTGGTAATTGGTTTACTAATGGCAAAACGGCTGACAGAACCAATACTTAAACTCCATCAGGGCGTGGAATGGATAGCAGAAGGGGATTTTGAGCATAGACTGGATATAAAGACAGGGGATGAGATAGAGGAACTTTCAGATAGATTCAACGAAATGGGAGAAGGACTCAAGGCATCCAGACAAAGGATGGAGAAATGGAATGAGGAACTTAAAAGAGAGGTGGAGAAAAGGACTAATGAACTTGAGATAGAAAAGAGCAAACTTGAAAATATCCTGATATGCGCAACAGAAGGGATTGTGGTGGCGGATGAAGAAGATAAGATTATCATCCTTAATCCGGCAGCCGAGTCTATCCTTGGTGTGAAGGGAAGCAGCATGCTTGGAAAGGATATATTTAACTGTCACAAAAATCCTGAAAAGGTAAGGGATGTTCTCGGTAAAAGGGGCGGAATATACCCAAGTGTTATGACTACCTCTATAGATTCAAAATTGCTTGAGGTGGGCGTATCTGTGATAAATGGCGACGGCGGCAAAAAAGTTGCTTCAATGATGGTAATAAGGGATATTACCGAGAGGCACAAACTTCTGGAAGATAGGATGACCATGGAGAGGCAGTTATTTCAGGCAGATAAACTTGTGTCACTTGGCGAACTTTCAGCTGGCATTGCCCACGAGATCGGAAATCCCCTTGCTGCCATAAAGACTGTTATACAGGCAATGGATGAAGACTCGCCTTTTAAGGGGGCACAAAGAAAATATATGAAAAGGATATTAAAAGAGGTTGACAGGCTTGCCCTTTTTCTCAAGACCTTTTCAGCATTTGCCAACCCGGGTGTCAGGCGCTCTGCAAACTGCAGGATTGACCATGTGTTAAACGATGTCATATTTCTCATAAAGAATGAGGCGGTTAAAAGGGATGTGCGGATTATTAGTAAACTGGATAAATCAATTCCTGATGTAATGATGGATTCTGCCCATCTAAAGCAGATATTTATGAACCTTTTTCTGAATGCTGTTCAGGCAATGGAGCACGGCGGCAATATCTCTGTATCAGCAATACACCAGAATCCATCCTCAGTAAAGGTTTTTGTTTCTGATAACGGTCCAGGCATACCTGAAGAGAATATCAATAAGATATTTGACCCGTTTTTTACAACTAAACCCACAGGCACAGGTCTTGGTTTGTCCATTATCCACAGGATTATAAAGGAGCACAGCGGTGATATAAAGGTGACCAGCCATTTTGGCAATGGAACTACCTTTGAAATAACCCTCCCTGTTAAAACAAAGGATATGGCACAGGTATTGCAATCATGA
- a CDS encoding ArsB/NhaD family transporter → MLDNSHMLLAALVFAGVYAVLVLEKFNRAVVSLLGACVLIFLGVLNQEQAIHGVDFNTIGLLIGMMLIVAISQKTGMFQYLAIKSAKAVQGEPWRVLVMLSVVTAVLSALLDNVTTVLLIVPVTLVITDQLKLNPYPFLFTQIFASNIGGTATLIGDPPNIMIGSAVGLTFMDFVINVAPVIPIIIFATLLPLKFIYGRHMKVSDEDKKRIMEFKEEEAITDSKLLKKCLFVLGIVILGFFFHGLLHLESATIALFGAAILLMITNINVHEVFGQVEWGTIFFFTGLFIVVKGLVETGIIKLLAENMVHLTGGNLADTALLILWVSAIASAIVDNIPFVATMIPMIKEMGAEMGGADKILPLWWALSLGACLGGNGTIIGAFANVIVAGFSERAGYPIRFFKFMALAFPLMLISIVISTVYIWLRYL, encoded by the coding sequence ATGCTTGATAACAGCCACATGCTTCTGGCAGCCCTTGTATTTGCAGGGGTTTATGCTGTCCTTGTCCTTGAGAAGTTTAACAGGGCTGTTGTCTCTCTTCTTGGTGCATGCGTCCTTATCTTTCTGGGTGTCCTCAATCAGGAACAGGCGATTCACGGTGTTGATTTTAATACCATCGGTCTTCTTATCGGCATGATGCTCATAGTTGCCATTTCCCAGAAGACAGGGATGTTTCAGTATCTTGCAATAAAATCCGCCAAGGCTGTCCAAGGCGAGCCGTGGAGAGTGCTTGTAATGCTTTCTGTTGTGACTGCGGTCCTTTCAGCATTGCTTGACAATGTTACAACAGTGCTTTTAATAGTCCCTGTAACACTCGTTATAACAGATCAACTCAAATTGAATCCATATCCATTTCTTTTTACGCAGATATTTGCAAGCAATATCGGCGGAACAGCGACACTCATCGGAGACCCTCCAAATATAATGATAGGCAGCGCTGTTGGGCTTACATTTATGGACTTTGTAATAAATGTCGCGCCGGTTATTCCTATAATTATTTTTGCAACTCTCCTGCCTTTAAAATTTATATACGGCAGGCATATGAAGGTTTCAGATGAAGACAAAAAAAGGATTATGGAATTTAAAGAGGAAGAGGCAATAACAGATTCAAAACTTTTAAAGAAATGTCTTTTTGTGCTTGGCATTGTCATTTTAGGATTTTTCTTTCACGGCTTGCTGCATCTGGAGTCTGCAACAATTGCCTTATTCGGCGCAGCGATTCTTTTAATGATTACAAACATAAATGTCCATGAGGTGTTTGGTCAAGTAGAATGGGGGACAATATTTTTCTTTACAGGACTATTTATAGTTGTAAAAGGTCTTGTGGAGACAGGTATTATAAAACTTCTTGCAGAAAATATGGTTCATCTTACTGGCGGTAATTTAGCAGATACAGCGCTTCTCATATTATGGGTTTCTGCAATTGCATCTGCGATCGTTGACAATATACCGTTTGTTGCAACCATGATACCTATGATAAAGGAGATGGGCGCTGAAATGGGCGGGGCAGATAAAATCCTGCCGCTCTGGTGGGCATTATCTTTAGGCGCATGTCTTGGCGGGAATGGAACAATAATCGGCGCATTTGCAAATGTGATTGTTGCAGGCTTTTCAGAAAGGGCAGGCTATCCAATAAGGTTTTTTAAATTTATGGCCCTTGCCTTTCCTTTAATGTTAATATCCATTGTTATATCAACTGTGTATATTTGGTTGAGATACCTATAG
- a CDS encoding sigma-54-dependent Fis family transcriptional regulator: MRILIIEDEKIKRITLTDALLKAGHEVSSFDNPSEALIAFNEGGFDVVVTDLRLPQMGGLDLVEKIKGIKPDTEVIVMTAYATVDTAVRAMKLGAYDYITKPFSSEELILILERLDKFKNVVRENIKLKAEITSRYSFNNIIGKGKEMQEIYDLIRTIAPRDTTTLIIGESGTGKELIAHAIHYNSLRKDKPLIKLSCATLTESLLESELFGHEKGAFTGAIKDKKGRFELAHEGTIFLDDVDDIPISMQPKLLRVLQEREFERVGGIKTIKVDVRIICATKRDLLTKVKDGAFREDLFYRLNVVPVKLPPLRERKEDIPLLCGHFLSKYCKPQESRVFTNEAMKLMMDYDWPGNVRELENIVERVVAVSKKHEITLQDMPDTIVPSSQRVCDQHLVDVIDKDRSFDDIVIGLEKRLLSIALERSSGNKSEAARLLKMKRETLRDKIEKYGLNK, encoded by the coding sequence ATGAGAATACTGATTATAGAAGATGAAAAGATAAAGAGGATAACCCTCACAGACGCCCTTTTAAAGGCAGGGCATGAAGTATCTTCATTTGATAATCCATCAGAGGCATTGATTGCATTTAATGAAGGCGGATTTGATGTAGTGGTTACAGATTTGCGGCTTCCGCAGATGGGAGGGCTTGATCTTGTAGAGAAGATAAAAGGAATAAAGCCTGATACAGAGGTCATTGTAATGACTGCATACGCTACTGTAGATACTGCTGTCCGGGCAATGAAACTCGGTGCATACGATTATATTACTAAACCATTCTCATCTGAAGAACTTATACTCATACTGGAGAGGTTAGACAAGTTTAAGAATGTAGTCAGGGAAAATATAAAACTTAAGGCAGAGATTACATCCCGTTATAGTTTTAACAATATTATCGGCAAGGGCAAAGAGATGCAGGAGATATATGACCTGATACGGACTATCGCCCCAAGGGATACAACAACCCTTATTATAGGTGAAAGCGGGACAGGCAAGGAGCTCATTGCCCATGCAATTCACTACAACAGTTTAAGGAAGGACAAGCCGCTTATAAAATTAAGTTGTGCGACACTTACAGAGAGTCTTTTAGAGAGTGAACTCTTTGGACATGAAAAGGGGGCATTTACAGGCGCTATCAAAGACAAGAAGGGGAGGTTTGAACTTGCCCATGAGGGCACTATATTCCTTGATGATGTTGACGATATACCCATTTCAATGCAGCCTAAACTTTTAAGGGTGCTTCAGGAACGCGAGTTTGAGCGGGTCGGAGGCATCAAAACTATAAAAGTGGATGTTCGTATCATATGTGCGACGAAAAGGGACCTTCTTACAAAGGTCAAAGACGGGGCATTCAGAGAAGACCTGTTTTACAGGCTAAATGTTGTTCCGGTTAAACTTCCACCCCTCAGGGAAAGGAAAGAAGATATTCCTCTGCTCTGCGGGCATTTCTTAAGCAAATACTGCAAGCCGCAAGAAAGCAGGGTTTTTACAAATGAGGCAATGAAACTGATGATGGATTACGACTGGCCCGGGAATGTAAGGGAACTTGAAAATATAGTTGAAAGGGTTGTGGCTGTATCAAAGAAACATGAGATAACTTTGCAGGACATGCCTGATACCATAGTCCCTTCATCCCAGCGGGTATGCGACCAGCACCTTGTGGATGTTATAGATAAAGACAGGTCATTTGATGATATTGTAATTGGACTGGAAAAGAGGCTCCTTTCCATTGCACTTGAAAGGTCCAGCGGCAATAAGAGCGAGGCAGCAAGACTGTTAAAGATGAAGAGGGAGACACTGCGTGATAAGATTGAAAAATACGGGTTAAATAAATAA